The Prionailurus viverrinus isolate Anna chromosome B4, UM_Priviv_1.0, whole genome shotgun sequence genome has a window encoding:
- the HDAC10 gene encoding polyamine deacetylase HDAC10 isoform X3, whose translation MRTALVYHEDMAAARLLWEDPECEIERPERLTAALERLRQRGLEQRCLQLAAREASEAELGLVHSPEYVSLLRGTQTLSTRELQALSGQYDAVYFHPSTFHCARLAVGAALQLVDAVLTGAVHNGLALVRPPGHHGQRAAANGFCVFNNVAIAAKYAKQRHGLHRILIVDWDVHHGQGIQYIFEDDPSVLYFSWHRYEHGHFWPYLRESDADAVGQGQGRGFTVNLPWNQFDPELVLISAGFDSAIGDPEGQMRATPECFSHLTQLLQVLAGGRVCAVLEGGYHLESLSQSVCMVVKALLGDPALPLSGPMEPHHSALESIQRVRAAQAPHWKSLRQQGSTPILNPSTYSLERRASPVSPGGPKFKAAEAQASAALSSLLDQLHLNPTLPVRTAVALTALDAALVLPADVLRQEGSAPQEETRAWARLHEALAQDRALTALGKVLHLLNGILDGQVSSGIAATPEPAAAPTLDVVIRRGLSHGVRRLLCVAVGQLDRPADLADDGRNLWLNIRGKEAAAPSMFQVSVPLPGTTGGFVSCVLALVLPLAYGFQPDLVLVALGPAHGLQAPQAALLASLLRGPAGGRVLVLLEQGSTSQLAGILARVLQGEAPPGLGPFSMASPEDTQALIYLRGQLEAEWKMLQVAGEAGGARPRLNTGSGGSSSPQ comes from the exons ATGAGGACTGCGCTGGTGTACCACGAGGACATGGCAGCGGCCCGGCTGCTCTGGGAAGA CCCTGAGTGTGAGATCGAGCGTCCGGAGCGCCTGACTGCAGCCCTGGAGCGCCTGCGGCAGCGGGGCCTGGAGCAGAGGTGTCTACAGTTGGCAGCCCGAGAGGCCTCCGAGGCAGAGCTGGGCCTGGTACACAG CCCAGAGTATGTGTCCTTGTTGCGAGGAACCCAGACCTTGAGCACCAGGGAACTACAGGCGCTGTCTGGACAATACGACGCTGTCTACTTCCATCCG AGTACCTTCCACTGTGCCCGGCTGGCCGTGGGGGCTGCGCTGCAGCTGGTGGACGCCGTGCTGACGGGGGCTGTGCACAACGGGCTGGCCCTGGTGAG ACCTCCTGGGCATCACGGCCAGAGAGCCGCTGCCAACGGATTCTGCGTGTTCAACAATGTGGCCATAGCAGCCAAATACGCCAAGCAGAGACACGGGCTGCACAG GATCCTCATTGTCGACTGGGATGTCCACCATGGTCAGGGCATCCAGTATATCTTTGAGGATGACCCCAG CGTCCTCTACTTTTCCTGGCACCGCTATGAGCATGGGCACTTTTGGCCCTACCTTCGAGAATCGGATGCAGATGCtgttgggcaggggcagggccgtGGCTTCACTGTCAACCTGCCCTGGAATCAG TTTGACCCTGAGCTGGTGCTCATCTCAGCAGGATTTGACTCTGCGATCGGGGATCCTGAG GGGCAGATGCGGGCCACGCCGGAGTGCTTCTCCCACCTCACGCAGCTGCTGCAGGTGCTGGCCGGCGGCCGAGTCTGTGCTGTGCTGGAG ggAGGCTACCACCTGGAGTCGCTGTCCCAGTCCGTGTGCATGGTGGTGAAGGCGCTGCTGGGTGACCCTGCCTTGCCCCTGTCGGGGCCCATGGAGCCTCATCACAG TGCCCTGGAATCCATCCAGAGAGTCCGGGCTGCCCAGGCCCCTCATTGGAAGAGCCTCCGGCAGCAAG GGTCGACCCCCATACTGAATCCCAGCACCTACTCCCTGGAGCGGAGAGCCTCACCTGTATCTCCCGGGGGACCCAAATTCAAGGCAGCAGAGGCGCAGGCCTCGGCCGCACTGAGTTCCCTCCTAGACCAGCTGCACCTCAACCCCACACTGCCTGTGCGCACGGCTGTTGCCCTGACTGCACTGGATGCTGCTCTGGTCCTACCCGCCGACGTCCTCCGTCAGGAGGGGTCAGCCCCACAGGAGGAGACACGGGCCTGGGCCAG GCTACACGAGGCCCTGGCCCAGGACAGGGCTCTCACTGCACTTGGGAAGGTCCTGCACCTCTTGAATGGGATCCTGGATGGGCAG GTGAGCAGTGGCATTGCAGCAACCCCGGAGCCCGCCGCGGCTCCCACCCTGGATGTGGTCATTCGGCGCGGCTTGTCCCACGGAGTGCGGAG GCTTCTCTGTGTGGCTGTGGGACAGCTGGATCGGCCCGCAGACCTTGCCGACGACGG GAGGAATCTGTGGCTGAACATCAGAGGCAAGGAGGCGGCCGCCCCATCCATGTTCCAGGTCTCCGTGCCACTGCCAGGG ACTACTGGTGGGTTCGTGAGCTGCGTTCTGGCCCTTGTGCTGCCCCTGGCCTATGGCTTCCAGCCTGACCTTGTGTTGGTGGCGCTGGGGCCAGCCCACGGCCTGCAGGCCCCCCAAGCCGCACTCCTGGCTTCTCTGCTGCGGGGGCCGGCGGGGGGCCGAGTCTTGGTCCTGCTGGAGCAG GGATCCACATCCCAGCTTGCAGGGATCCTGGCCCGGGTGTTGCAGGGAGAGGCGCCCCCCGGCCTGGGTCCCTTCTCCATGGCCTCCCCAGAGGACACACAGGCCCTGATATACCTGAGAGGGCAGCTGGAAGCAGAGTGGAAGATGCTGCAGGTGGCCGGTGAGGCTGGGGGGGCACGGCCCAGGCTGAATACTGGGTCTGGGGGAAGCAGCTCACCGCAGTGA